The following are encoded together in the Microtus pennsylvanicus isolate mMicPen1 chromosome 8, mMicPen1.hap1, whole genome shotgun sequence genome:
- the LOC142855569 gene encoding regenerating islet-derived protein 3-beta-like, giving the protein MLSRIAFTSMSWMLLSCLMLFSQVQGEDSPKQAPSAHISCPQGSKAYGSYCYALFRIPQTWFDAELACQKRPSGHLVSILTGAEASFLSYLVKSTVNNYSYVWIGLHDPTLGEQPNGGGWEWINSDVMNYLNWERNPSTALNRGFCGTLSGASGFMKWRDNTCEVKLPYVCKFSG; this is encoded by the exons ATGCTGTCTCGCATAGCATTCACCAGCATGTCCTGGATGCTGCTCTCCTGCCTGATGCTCTTTTCTCAGGTTCAAG GTGAAGATTCCCCGAAGCAAGCGCCATCGGCACACATTAGTTGTCCCCAAGGCTCCAAGGCTTATGGCTCCTACTGCTATGCCTTGTTTAGGATACCACAAACCTGGTTCGATGCAgaa CTGGCCTGCCAAAAGAGGCCCTCTGGGCACCTCGTATCTATTCTCACTGGAGCTGAGGCTTCGTTCCTGTCCTATTTGGTGAAGAGCACAGTGAACAACTACTCTTACGTCTGGATAGGGCTCCATGATCCCACCCTG GGTGAACAACCCAATGGAGGTGGATGGGAGTGGATTAACAGTGATGTGATGAATTACCTTAACTGGGAGAGGAATCCATCCACTGCTTTAAACCGTGGTTTTTGTGGCACGTTGTCAGGCGCTTCAG gatTTATGAAATGGAGAGATAATACCTGTGAGGTGAAGCTCCCCTATGTCTGCAAATTCAGTGGATAA